The window GGCATGGCATGGTACGGTGTGACATGGCATGGTGTGGCATGGAATGGTATGGCATGGTATGGCGTGGCATGGCGTGGTATAGTGTGGCGTGCCGTGGCATGGCATGGTACGGTGTGACATGGCATGGTGTGGCATGGAATGGTATGGCATGGTATGGTATGTTATGGTATGGTATGGCGTGGCATGGCATGGCGTGGCATAGCATGGTATGGCATGGTATGGCGTGGCATGGCATGGTGTGGCATGGCATGGTGTGGCATAGCATGGTGTGGCATGGCATGGTGTGGCATGGCATGGTGTGGCATGGCATGGTGTGGCATAGCATGGTGTGGCATGGTATGGCGTGGCATGGCACGGTGTGGCATGGTATGGCGTGGCATAGCATGGTATGGCATGGTATGGCGTGGCATGGCATGGTGTGTCATGGTATGGTGTGGCATGGCATGGTATGGCATGGTATGGTGTGGCCTGGTATGGTGTGGCATGGTATGGTGTGTCATGGTATGGTGTGGCATGGCATGGTATGGCATGGCATGGTGTGGCATGGCATGGTGTGTCATGGTATGGTGTGGCATGGCATGGTATGGCATGGTATGGTGTGGCATGGCATGCTGTGTCATGGTATGGCGTGGCATGGCATGGTGTGGCATGGCATGGTGTGGCATGGTATGGTGTGGCATGgtatggcatggcatggcatggtgTGGCATGGTATGGTGTGGCATGGCATGGTGTGGCATGGCATGGTGTGGCATGGTATGGCGTGGCATGGCATGGTATGGTGTGGCATGGTATGGTATGGCATGGTATGGCATGGCATGGTATGGCATGGTATGGTGTGGCATGGTATGGTGTGGCATGGTGTGGCATGGCATGGTGTGGCATGGCATGGTATCGCATGGTATGGTGTGGCATGGCATGGTGTGGCATGGCATGGTGTGGCATGgtatggcatggcatggcatgtcGTGGCATGGTATGGCGTGGCATGGCATGGTGTGGCATGGCATGGTGAGGCATGGCATGGTATGGTGTGGCATGGTATGGTGAGGCATGGCATGGTATGGTGTGGCATGGCATGGTGTGGCATGGTATGGCGTGGCATGGCATGGTGTGGCATGGCATGGTGTGGCGTGGCATGGTGTGGCATGGTATGGTGTGGCATGGCATGGTGTGGCATGGCATGGTGTGGCATGGTATGGTGTGGCACGGCATGGTGTGGCATGGCATGGTATGGTGCGGCATGGGGTAGcgtggcatggcatggcatggtaTGGCACAGTAGGGCATAGCAGGGCACGATATGACATGGAACTGTACGGCACTGTATGGTGTGGCATGGCACAATATGGCACAACTCggcccggcgctgcccggcacggcacggcacacCATGGCATGGTGCTGGGAAGCACCTCCATCCCCGGTGCCGCGCGGGGCCAGGCCAGGCGCAGGGGCACCGTCCCCATCGGTGGCGGGGCAGTACCAGGGCAGTGCCAGGCCGTGGGAACGGCGCTGCCGCGGCTGCCGGTGCGGTGTGAGATGAATCAGGGCGGCTGGCGCAGCCGAGCCGGCCACATCCTGCGCTGCCGGCACGGGGCAGGTGGTGGAAAGTGTGTCTCAGCCCCACGGGACGGGCCCACAGCCTGCGGGGACGGGACGAAGGGCAGCGTGCAGGCAGGATACAGGCAGGCGGGCAGGCAACGGCTGCGGGCAGGAGAGGAGCGGCAAGCGTGCGGACAGCAGAGGTACGGGCTGGGGGAGATGCAGGCAGGGGCgcaggggagcaggcaggggtgcaggcaggggagcaggcagggtgcaggcagggtgcaggtgGGTGAGGtacaggcaggggagcaggcaggagaggtgcaggcagggtgcaggcaggggaacaggcagggtgcaggcagggtgcaggcaggggagcaggcagggagcaggcaggggagcaggcagggagcaggcaggagaggtgcaggcagggagcggacaggggagcaggcagggtgcaggcagggtgcaggcaggagaggtgcaggcagggagcaggcaggggagcaggcagggagcaggcaggggagcaggcggggagcaggcagggtgcaggcaggggagcaggcagggtgcaggcaggaagAGCTGCAAGCAGGGCAGGCACAGgccaggggtgcaggcaggcgTGCAGGCGGCAGCAGTGCCCTGCACCTCCACAAGCTCCCCAACACCTTCCCGATGTCCCCGAGACCCTCTGTGATGTGGGCGGTGGGCACCCCATCTTTGCCGGGGCCACCCCTTGCACAACGACCCCAccaaggggtggggggtggggagaggaacaccagcagcacagagaaaggGTGGATTTGGTGACAAAAGGCGGATTTGGagaaaagaggggttttttttcccagcgtGCCCCCGTAccgggcagagctgctggtaaCCCCACTGGCACCGAGCCCCCCCTTTACCCTTGGCGGGTGGTAAAAACAGCTCAAAGACTAAAATATGTCATCAGTGATAAAGCTATATTTGTATTAATTAGGATGAAATTGGAATTAAAACCAGGTTCCTGCTCTCGAAGCTGTCCCTGATGAAGAGCattgctgggggggggggagcggagGGGTTTTAACCCGGGGGCTGGATCCTGCCTGCGCCGAGGCCGCGGGCAGGGCACAGGGTAGCAGCTCCCTCGGGAATCGCACCGGGATGGGTTGGACCCGGGTTACAGCTGGGGACTGGGTGGGACAGCGGGGATGGCGGCGGCACCTGGGGAcgccggggagggggtggagggACTCACCCCAGAGTGGACCCGTGGGACGCCCGGTGCCAGCTGGAGCTCGGTCCCGCTCCtgtgccgggggccgggggtggtCTTGGTCCAGATCCAGCCACTGAAGAGGAGGCTGGAGTCGGTGGCGGAGGAGTGGGCAGTCGCGCCGGGCCCCATCCCCGGCACACGGGGACCGAAGGGACATCGGGGACGGCAGCGCCCGTCCATCAGGGCGTAGATGAGGGGATTGACACAGCTGTTAATGAAGGCCAGGCAGGTGCTGCCGGCCACCACCCACCTCAGGGCCACCTCCTGCCCCTGGGACAGGACCAGCGTCCCCTTGGCGAGGAAGAAGAGCAGCACCTTGCAGGCATTAAGGGGCAACCAGGAGCAGAGGAAGGCTGCAACGATGGTGACGATGGCACGGTGGGAGCGCTGGACGCCCCTGCCCAGCCGGACATGGCGCTGGAGCTGGCAGTAGATGGAGCAGTAGCAGAAGGAGATGACccccaagggcaggaggaaggtgaggaagaccatggCGAGGCTGAAGTCCTCTCCATCTTCATCCCAGCAGTCGTCCCCATCCAGCCGCCGATAcaccagggatggggcacccagGAGGAGGGACGCTACCCAGATGATGCCGCAGGTGACATGGATGTGCCTCCGGGAACCCATCACCTTGGTGTCCAGCACCTTCCTGATGACCAGGTAGCGCTCCACGCTGAGggcagtgaggaagagtatgcTGGAGCAGCGGTTAACGGCGATGGCATAGCTGCTCACCTTGCAGAGCCCTTCACCGAGCAGCCAGCGGttcccccgcgcccccgccacCACCCAGAAGGGCAAGGTACAGACAAAGATGACATCAGCCACCGCAAGGTTCAGCACGAAGGTGTCCACCATCCTCTTGCCCCCGCCTTTCTTGGCCATCAGCACGATGACAAAGACGTTCCCCACAAGGCCGAGGACGAAGATGAAGGAGTAAAGGATGGGGAtgaagacagaggtgaagaagacCTCCCACCCAGAGGAGACCTCCTGGTTCCCCGTCTCATTGGTCACCGGTGGGTAATCGTAGTCGGCCGAGCCAGCGAGCTCCTCGGGAGCCATGGCGGTGGCTGGGTACCCTCACCGGTGCCCAGGGCGGTGCTGGCCGCACCCGGTGGTTGGGTTGTTGATCTGACATCTGCTCAAAAACAGCATCGCGCACTTCCTTTCCAACGGGGCAAGGGCTGCAGGGTGGAAGGGGCAGGAGGTGAAGCACGTTTaattttggaaacagaaaaaaaaaaacaatcagaagaaagaaacccccaaaaaaggggggggggggggggagaggaagaCCGGGGAGGGTGGAGGAAGGCTCCTTGCCACCAGGTGATGGCTGAAGGCCTTGGGTGGACACCAGCCTGCATCTGGACTGGTGGGACCGCCACCAAACCGAGCCACCAGCCCACCCCGCAGCTCTCCCACCGTGGctgccctccatccccaccacaCGCCGTCAACCCAAGCCAATGCCACCCCACTGctggccccatccccatccccagcaccagcactggCAGCGGCACATTTGCATCAAGAAAACCAGatgaaaacttttatttttctgtatttttttttttcagagagagCTGGAGCAGGTGCAGGTCGGGGTGAGACCGTTGCCCGCCGCATCCCCACGCCGCCCCCGGCattgccccagctctgccagctcatTCGAGCCCTGGCACGTTGGTTCTCACCGCTCTGGGGACGCCAAGGCAGCGGCACCCACCGCCACCCCAACCACGAGCTCTCCCAGAATGACAGCGCTGGGCACCGTTCCCAGCATCAAGAtgtgctggggatggggggatcCCAGCGTGCCATTGCTGGGGATCTCAGGGGAGCAGCCCCCCCGCTCTGCCAGGCCAGCTCCTGCTCACGTCTGCCAGACGCTCGGCTCCATCAGCTTCATCTTCCTCAGGCTGTCCTGCACCAGCAGGAACTCAGGGCGAGGGTCCAGATCCAGCCCCGCTGCCACCTCCCGCTCGTGCTGCGGCAGACGAGGCCCAGGAGGGGGGCCTGTGGGTCCTGGGTTGGGtcccctcagccacccccaTGACCTGCCCTCTCTCCTGACATGGGTGTCCCATCAACCCAGGCTCCCTCAGCTGTCCCCATGCCCCGGTCAGCCTTGACCATCCTTTGACCCATCCCTCCAATGCAGCCTCCCTCAGACGCCCCCAAATCCAGCCTCCCCTGGTTGTTCCTCAACCCAACTGTCCCAACACCCCGGCCATCACCCAGCTGTCACCATGACCTGGCCTCTCCCAAGTGTCCCCATGGTGTGGCCTCCCTCAGCCACCCCCCACATCTGTGGGGCAATGAGGAATGGATGGGGGCTGAAGGTGGGTTGGGTGGATGGAAGAGTGGACGGACACATGGATGCATGGATGCATGCACGGATGGTTGGAAGGACAtatagatagacagacagagGGATACATGGatgatggatggatggatggatggatggatggatggatggatggatggatggatggatggatggatggatggatggatggatggatagatgcaggaagggaggaagggacagATGGATGGTGGCACAGGTGGATGAATGCACAGAGGGATGAAGGGTGGGTGGATGGAGAATGGCGAGGTGAAGGCAGGAGGACTGGGCTGGATGGAGGGCTGGAGGgctgggacagacagacaggggACAGAGGGACGGCACAGACCTCCTCAAGCCTCTGGTGGcatttcctccagctgctgctccaggtcGGAAGGGGGTCCCTGCAGGTCCTCCCTCAGCTGCCTCAGCCGCCAGCTCTCCAGCACCCGTGGGAGCTCAGCCCCGTGCCGGGGCAGGATCCCTCTGCGGGGACGGACAGACTTCAATGGTACCAACCCGACCTGGCCACTCAGCTGGGGACCACCTTGTCCCCATGCCCTGGGTCCCATCCCCGCTCACCTGCTGTGGCTGAAGAGCAGCTCCCGGTGCAGCTGCCGGTGGCTCCGGGACTCCCGCGCTGGGTTTGGCACCTTCCTGGGCTGGATGAGGCCCCCGTGGCCGTCGGTGGCCGtgtccgggggggggggacatcGCTCCCATCACCctctggggggcagcagggagcagcatGGGATGGGGTCACTGGGGATGGGGTCACCAGAGGAAGAGGGTCACTGGAGACAGGGTCACTGGGGTATGGGATCACCACGAGGGATGGGACAACCTGGGACAGGGTCACCAGGGGATGGGTGACACTGCCTGGATCCCTCGCCTGGAGCCACGCGCAGCACAGGGCGAGATCCTGGACACCAGCCCTGGGTGCCTGTGCCTGGGGGGCCCTGGGTGTCACAGCCCAGGGTCCCTGGAAACTGTCCTGCAGCACCTGGTGCCCTCCAGGACCCCAGTGTCCAAGCGCCCTATGGACCCATGTCCTTCCATCGCCCCTCAGGGTCCCCGTCAACCCTTGGGGTCCTCATTATCCCTGGGGTCCCCACTACGCATTGGGTGCCCATCACCCCCCAGGTCCCCCTTGTCCCTGGGGTCCCTGTCACCCCTGGGGTCCCCAACACCCctggggtccccatcccctggGTCCCACACCCCTGGCCCCACACCCCGGCAGAACCCACCCGGCACCACGCTGCTCCTCGGGGCTTTGTCGTCACCCTGGAAAAGGCAAAGAGCAGGGTCAGGGAGGGACACTCGGTGGGTCCCTGGCTCTGGgccctccctgggctggggacacagtgggggACACTGCCAGGTCCCCACTCGTCACCCTCGTCCCCCCAGCacagagggggcacagctgtgGGTTCTGTGGGGCTGGACATCCTCTGTCCATCTGTGGATGTCACCCACAGGGACAGTGTTGCCCCCCGATGTGAccctctcccccctgccccgggagctcagggctggctgtggtggatggtgcaagggagggagagagaataGAAATTGTCCGTGTTAACTCTGGAATCTAAGGATGATGAGGGGTCCCTAGGCTGAATGCCAGCCATTTGGCTCTGGGGCATCaacctggcacctggggacgGGTCTTGGGGTGGCCACTGTtgtcccctgccacccccagcacGGGAGGTGGGGggcccagcccagggcacgggggtgtccctgtcccccagccaTCCCAGCCAGCTGCCACCACTCACCTTCTTGCTCTGCGACAGCCCTGTGTCCCCAGTGTTGGTGGTCCTTGTCCCAACGCCCCATGGGGCCGGGGGCGCAGGGACACGGGCTGGGTACCGGCTCCACCGAGCCTGGGTAATCGCCCCGTGTGCTCCGCTGGTGACGGTGATGGTGATGGTgacggtggccccgatcctgtcaGCAAGAGCCATTAAGCCCCAGGATTAGCCCTGATGGGGCTGAGGGGACAGTGACACGTGTCCTGCGCTGGACTGGTGGcactgtgcctgctgctgctgctggggacacCGGTCccactgggggcactggggtctGCTGGGGAGACTGGGGTCTGCTGGGGGCACTGGTCCCAGTGGGGACACTGGGGTCTTTTGGGGACACTGGTCCCACTGAGGGCACTGGGTATGCTGAGAGCACTGGGATCTGCTGGGGACACTGGtcccactggggacactgggtgtgctgggggcactGGTCCCACTGGGGTCACGGGTGCTGCTGTGTtatgggggttttggggggggcctgggggttACTGGGGAAACTGGGTTGgggactgggggcactggggattGGGGGGCGCTGGGTGTTATTGGGTGCACTGGGGATCATTTGGGAGGCAGGGCTTATGGGGGAGCCTGAGAGGGGGACTGAGATGGGACTGGGAGGCACATGGAGTTACTGGGGGACTGGGGGTTACTGGAGGGACTTGGAtactgggggcagtggggattATGTGGGGACCCTGAGTTACTGGGGGGACTGGTGGTTACTGGAAGAACTGAGATGGGGACTGGGTGCTTTAGGGGGCGGGAGCTATGGGAGACTGGGAATTACCGGGGAACCTGGGGGTCACCGGGGGCCAGGATGGGGACTGGATACACTGGGGGGTTCCTGGGAGGACTGGGTGGTCACTGGAGGAGCGGTCGCACAGGGGCGGGGCCCGGGTGCACTCGGGCTCTTGGGGCGAGTACTGCGCGATACTGGAGTTGCTCCCCCCGCCCTCAATAGGCGCTCGATTGAGGACGTCTGCTCCCGCAGGCCGCCCCTCGCGTCATCGGCGGGCGACTGGCCTCGCCTGCGGGTTCCGCTGTCGCGttggccccggggggggggggattccGCGCATGCGCAGCgccgccgggcccgccgccgcgggggtcCCGCTGCCGCCATGACCAACggtgaggggcggcggggcctcCGGGGCGGGGGTCACTGGGCACTCAGACGCCGGGtcgcgggggtgggggggcctgAGAGGTCTTTGGTGGGGCCGGGGTCCCTTTGAGGGAAGGCTCGGAGGCAGGAGTGTCCCctttgagggagctggggtccTGGGCGGGGGGCGCTCTGAGAGTCCCCCTTGGGcgggggagctgggggtccaGGGTCCTTTTGAGAGGCGGGCTTGAAGGCTGGGGTGTCCCTCTTTTGGCGGGGGGGTAGCTGGGGAGCCGGGGTCCCGTTTGAGGGGGGGTGAGGCTCGGAGGCTGGGGTGCCCCAGACGGGTGGGGGCGATCTGGGTGGCCGGGGTCCCTTTGAGGGGAGGGCTCGGAGGCTGGGGTGTCCCCTtgaggggggagctggggggctgAGGTCTATGGGCAGGGGGGGCTCGGAGGCTGGGATGTACCCCTTGGAgtgggggggagctgggggaccGAAATCCCACCATGGAGGGGGGGATCTGGGAGGCCAGAGTCCTGGGTGGGGGAGCTCAGGGTGTCCTCCTTGGGGGGGTAGCTGGGAGGTCTGTGTCGCTTTGAAGGGGGGGGCTTGAAGGCTGGGGTCCGTTTGGGGGGGACTTGGAGGGCAGGGTGTTCCCctttgggggaggaggagctgggaagTCTGGGTCTTTTGCAGGGCTGAAACTGGGGGGCCTTGGTTCCCCCTGGGGGGGAAGCTGTGTGGCCAGGGTCCTTCTGGGGGGGCTGAAGGTGGGAGGCCGGGGTGCCCCATGGTGCCCGCGGCCTGGCCCCACTGAGGCTCCCCGCAGTGTACTCGCTGGACGGGCTGCTGGTGTTTGGGCTGCTCCTGGTGTGCACCTGCGCCTACCTGCAGAAGGTGCCGCGCCTCAAGGCCTGGCTGCTCTCTGAGAAGCGCGGTGTGTGGGGCGTCTTCTACAAGGGTGAGACCAGTGGGGCTCTGGGGCAGGGATGTGGGGGTCTggggtggggacacaggggtccAGGTGGGGATATGGGTGTCTGAGTCACACCGACCCCAGGCAACgctgcaggcctggggcagaggggctgggaagtgcccggcggagaaggccctgggggtgctggctgacagccggctgggcatgagccagcagtgcccgggtggccaaggaggccaccagcccccgggcttgtgtcagcactggtgtggccagcaggggccgggcagggatggggcccctgtgctcggccctggggaggccccacctcgaatgctgggctcaggtttgggcccctcgggacaagaagggccttgaggggctggagcgtgtccagagaagggcagcggggctggggcagggtctggagcacaagtgtgctggggggcggctgggggagctggtggggtttagcctggagaagagggggctgaggggagcccttctcgctctctgcagctgcctgagaggggctggagtgaggggggggtcggtctctgctcccaggtcaccagtgacaggacgagagggaacggcctcaggctgcgtcaggggaggtttaggttggatattgggaaaatgtctttagtgccagagcggtcaggccctggcacaggctgcccagagaggtgggggagtcaccgtccctgggggggttcaaatACCGTGCAGATGtggcccttggggacatggtttaggaggcctgggggtgttgggttggtggtggGACgtgatgatcccagaggtcttttccaaccttcatgattctaTGCCCACTCCGGCTCACCCCGCTCTGCTCCGACCCTGCAGCGGCTGTCATAGGCACCCGGCTGCACGTGGCTGTCGCTGTCTCCTGTGTCCTCATGGCTTTCTATGTTCTGGTGGTGAAGTGACCCCGTAGGGACCCACCGGCAACAGCACCGACGACGACCAGAGATCCCAGTACCGCTCCAGTTACCCCAGTGCCAGGGGTAACTCCCTACCCCAGGGAGCTGCCATGGCCCAGCACCCCGTTGAAACCCACCTCGTCTTCAGTGGGGCCGGGCGATGATGGGCGCCACGGGACGCCTTGGAAGGGGGTGCAGTGGAGCCCGGGGCTCGGGGTGCCAATCCCCGGTGAGAGGGGAGACGCGGCCGTGCCCTGTGAGAGCCTTCTCCCGACGCCAAATGCCATGTCCTGGCAGATCCGCGGCTCTGGGCAGCTTGTGGGGATGGTGTGACTTCCTGCTGTGGGGACTTGGGGGGGCCGACAGGGCCCCTCCTCACCAGTCAGGGTTCCCCACTCCCCCTGGGAGCACATGGGCTCCCTCGGCAGGGGTCTCACCCCTGTAGCTGTGGGGTTTGTAACCCCCCAGTTTTGTAAACGCGGGACCAGGATGTGCAAATAAAGTGGGGGTTCCCCTGCAAGCAGCAACAGCTCATTCCTGGGGGGGCCTGTGGGGTgaggggctgctgtggggctggctcctggggggtggaggggtccTGTGGGGCTGGCTCCTGTGAGGTGGGGGGGCCCCATGGGGTGaggagctgctgtggggctggcttGTGTGGGGGTCCTCTGGGGCCGGCtcctgtggggtgggggcgtgCTGTGGGGCCGgctcctgtgggatgggggtccCGTGGGCTGAGAGTGATTCAGCCACTCCTGGTGGGGGGTGGTGTCACGGGGGCCGTGCCCACCCGGGCGTTCGGGTTGAGTGTGCAAGGCGTGCACACCGCCTGCCCCCGCAGGGGAGAGCTGTGCGGAGCCACGCACACGCAttcccggggtgggggggtgccgGTGCGTGTCCGAGGGGTGCGGTGGGGCCCACCCGTGGGACGCTGGGCGTGCTCCCGTGTACGCGCAccccgggccgggcagggcgggtGGGGGTGCGGCCGCGGGTCCTcccgccgccagggggcgcgCTGTGGGGAGGCGTGGCTTCATCCCGTCGTGCCCCGCGCGGCTGCGCTATAAAATGGCGGCGCGGGTGGGCGGGCGCtgggcgggcggggagcggcggcgggcgcggggggcgaGTGCGTGTGTGCAGGGGGTGCGTGAGGTGTGCGTGAGGTGTGCGTGAGGTGTGCGTGAGCCGTgcgccagccccccccctccctctACACGTTGATCTTATTCGATCGGCCAGGCCGGGCCCGGCCGAGGTGAGAAGAGCAGCGGCGCCGCGAAGCCCGCGGGCGCTGtgcggcggccggcggcgggcgggatgAGTCGATCAGATAGGCGAGGCCGCGGCCGCTGAGCGCCCTGCGATTCTgacccgccgccgcgccccgcctgggggggggggggggggggagcggtgggggggggggcgcacggggccggcaccccgccccaaacccccccccgccccaaaccCCCGGCCCGGGGCTGCGGAGCGCTGTACCGCGGGTGGCGGCCCCGCACCGGGCCCCGCCAGCCCTTGGGGCGTGCGAGGAATTTGCGTAAGGCCGTGTAAGCTCTGTGCGACACGCGTGAGCTTTGCACAGGGCAGTCTGAGCCCTGCGGCACACAAGGGCTTTGCACGAGGGTGTGCAAGCTCCGGGTGAGGTGTGGAGGCCTCGCACGGGGGCTCCGCCAGCCCCGTGGTGCACCAGGGCTGTGCACCAGGCTCCGTAAGCTCCGTGCGGGCTTTACACGGGGTTGTGCAAGGGCTTTGCACAAGGCTTTGCAAGCTCTGTGACATGGGTGGGAGCCCCCTCACCGGGCCTCGCTGGCTCCGTGCCATGCGTGTGAGCTGGACATGGGGCTCTCCCACCCATGCAACGTGCAAGCTTCGTGCAACACATGAGCTTCATGCGTAGCTGCGCGAGCCCAGTGGCGTGCAAGGGATGCGTACAAGGCTGCAGGAGCTCTGTGACACACGTGAGCTTTGCACGGGGCCATCTGAGCCCTGCAGCACACAAGGGCTTTGCACAAGGCTCTGCTTGCTCCCCGTAAGGGGTATGAGCTGGGCACGGTCCTCCCCCAGCCACGCAGCGTGCAAGGGCTGTGCACACGGCCTTGCAGGCCCCGTGGAGTGCACGTGAGCTTTGCACAAGGCCGTGCAAACTCTGTGCGTGTCAGAGAtttgcacagcactgtgccagacCTGGAGTGTGCAAGGCCCTATGAGCACAGTGCAACACATGAGCCTCGCACAGGGCTTCCCTGAGCACTGCGGCGTGCAAGGGCTGCGCACAAGGTTCTGCAAGCTGTGTGCAATGTGTGAGCTGGGCACGGGGCCCCACCAGCTCTGTGCAACATGTGTGAGCTGGGCACgtggctcccccagccctgcagtgtGCAAGAGCCGCGTGCCAGGCTCTGTAAGTTCCATGTGAGCTTCGTGTGGAGCCGTGCAAGCCGTGTGGCGTGCAAGGGCAGCACACAAGGCTCTGCAAGCTCCGTGCAACGCGTGTGAGCTTCGTGCGGAGCCGTGCAAGCCGTGTGGCGTGCAAGGGCAGCACACAAAGCTCTGCAAGCTCCGTGCAATGCGTGTGAGCGTCGTGCGGCGTGCAAGGGCAGCACACAAGGCTCTGCAAGCTCCGTGCAACGCGTGTGAGCTTCGTGCGGAGCCGTGCAAGCCGTGTGGCGTGCAAGGGCAGCACACAAGGCTCTGCAAGCTCCGTGCAACGCGTGTGAGCTTCGTGCGGAGCTGTGCAAGCCGTGCGGCGTGCAAGGGCAGCACACAAGGCTCTGCAAGCTCCGTGCAACGCGTGTGAGCTTCGTGCGGAGCTGTGCAAGCCGTGTGGCGTGCAAGGGCAGCACACAAGGCTCTGCAAGCTCCGTGCAACGCGTGTGAGCTTCGTGCGGAGCTGTGCAAGCCGTGTGGCGTGCAAGGGCAGCACACAAGGCTCTGCAAGCTCCGTGCAACGCGTGTGAGCTTCGTGCGGAGCCGTGCAAGCCGTGCGGCGTGCAAGGGCAGCACACAAGGCTCTGCAAGCTCCGTGCAACGCGTGTGAGCTTCGTGCGGAGCCGTGCAAGCCGTGCGGCGTGCAAGGGCAGCACACAAGGCTCTGCAAGCTCCGTGCAACGCGTGTGAGCTTCGTGCGGAGCCGTGCAAGCCCTGTGGCGTGCAAGGGCAGCACACAAGGCTCTGCAAGCTCCGTGCAACGCGTGTGAGCTTCGTGCGGAGCCGTGCGGCGTGCAAGGGCAGCACACAAGGCTCTGCAAGCTCCGTGCAATGCGTGTGAGCTTCGTGCGGAGCCGTGCAAGCCGTGTGGCGTGCAAGGGCAGCACACAAGGCTCTGCAAGCTCCGTGCAATGCGTGTGAGCTTCGTGCGGCGTGCAAGGGCAGCACACAAGGCTCTGCAAGCTCCGTGCAACGCGTGTGAGCTTCGTGCGGAGCCGTGCAAGCCGTGCGGCGTGCAAGGGCAGCACACAAGGCTCTGCAAGC of the Phalacrocorax carbo chromosome 23, bPhaCar2.1, whole genome shotgun sequence genome contains:
- the GPR25 gene encoding probable G-protein coupled receptor 25; the protein is MAPEELAGSADYDYPPVTNETGNQEVSSGWEVFFTSVFIPILYSFIFVLGLVGNVFVIVLMAKKGGGKRMVDTFVLNLAVADVIFVCTLPFWVVAGARGNRWLLGEGLCKVSSYAIAVNRCSSILFLTALSVERYLVIRKVLDTKVMGSRRHIHVTCGIIWVASLLLGAPSLVYRRLDGDDCWDEDGEDFSLAMVFLTFLLPLGVISFCYCSIYCQLQRHVRLGRGVQRSHRAIVTIVAAFLCSWLPLNACKVLLFFLAKGTLVLSQGQEVALRWVVAGSTCLAFINSCVNPLIYALMDGRCRPRCPFGPRVPGMGPGATAHSSATDSSLLFSGWIWTKTTPGPRHRSGTELQLAPGVPRVHSGVSPSTPSPASPGAAAIPAVPPSPQL
- the TMEM167B gene encoding protein kish-B is translated as MTNVYSLDGLLVFGLLLVCTCAYLQKVPRLKAWLLSEKRGVWGVFYKAAVIGTRLHVAVAVSCVLMAFYVLVVK